The stretch of DNA AGAAGCAGCTTTGTTGTATGACCTTTGTTCTTCTCCAGTAAAGATACTTTTAAATTGATTCATTCCAGCATTAGTAAACAATAATGTTGGATCTTCTGCTGGCACTAAAGATGCGCTCTGCACGCGCTTATGTTGCTTAGACTCAAAAAAACTTAAAAAGGCTTCTCTAATTTCATGCGATTGAACAACTTTTTTTGACATGTTCCATACCTACGAAATATTACGACCTAGCGCAATATTTACGTTTCACATTAGCAAAAAATCCAGCATGCTTAGATCACCTCTTGGCTTCGACTGCCCTTAAAAGCGCTCAAAACTCATGGATTCATCATCAGGTAAATCACCTTTATTTTCACTGTTATCCTGGGCTCTACCATCAAAATCATCCCATTTAGAAGCTCCGGTAGAATCAACCCCTTTCATTTTAAGCGCAAAGTCATCTGGGTTGGTCGATTGGCGCATAGCCTCATCATAAGAAATTAATCCTTGCGTTAATAGTTGCATAAGGGATTGATCAAATGTTTGCATACCAAAACTGGTTTTACCTTGAGCAATCGCATCGCTGATTTCTCTGGTTTTATCTTCATTTTCTATCATTTCTCTAATTCTGCTATTATTGATGAGTATTTCACACGCTGGAGCTCTGCTTTTACCATCTTGAGTGGGGACCAAGCGCTGAGAAATAATCGCTTGTAAAACCGACCCTAATTGTAAGCGAATTTGTTTTTGTTGGTGCGGTGGAAAAGTGGTTAAGATTCTATTGATGGTTTCTCCAGCATCCAATGTGTGCAGAGTAGAAAAAACCAAATGACCGGTCTCTGCAGCAACCAATGCTGTTTCAATGGTTTCTTTATCTCTCATTTCACCCACCAAAATAATATCTGGGTCTTGTCTTAAAGACGCCCTCAAAGCTGTTGAAAAGCTATCGGTATCTAAGCCTATTTCTCTTTGATTAATGATACATTTTTCATCTTTAATCAGGTACTCTATAGGATCTTCAATGGTTAGAATATGTCCACTGCGTGTTTGATTAATTTTTTTAATCATGGCTGCCAATGATGTTGACTTTCCTGAACCTGTGGCACCGGTGAACAAAACTAGCCCCCTATGCTTATCGCACAGGTTTTTAATTACTTCAGGCAAGCCCAAGCTTTCTAAGTCTGGCACATCAAAAGGAATACTTCTGATCACCATTCCTACTGATCCACGCTGTTGAAAAATATTCACCCGAAATCTTCCAATGTGATCCTCACTATGGGCAACATCCATCTCAGGTCTCTCTTTAAACTGCTTAATTTGTTCTTGAGTCATCATGCCAAAAGCCATACGTTTTGTATCTTCTGGTGTCACCACCTTGCCATTTTTTATAGGATACAATTTACCGTTGACTCTGAACATAGGCATCATTCCAGGCTTAATGTGTAAGTCTGATGCTTTACCTTTAACCGCAATATTGAGCAAATCTCTAATCTGATACATTAGACCATCATAACCCTCAAGCTATCGCTAGACAATAAAAACAAAAAAGCGCCGCAAAATTTTGCAGCGCTTTTGATTTCAATGGATTAAAAACTGAAGTTTTATGATGTCTTGGTTTCTGATGTTTCTTTACTGGCATCCGTATTTTTTTTAGCTGTTTTTTTGACATCTGCTTTAATACGCTTTGGTGCATCTAAACCCGCTGCCTCATAAACTTGTTTTTCCAAATTTCCTAAAGCATCTGGGTTATCTCTTAAGTATTGCTTAGCGTTTTCACGGCCTTGTCCCATACGATCTCCGTTGTATGAAAACCAAGTTCCACTTTTTTCAACCAAGTCCTGTGCCAAAGCCAAGTCTAAAATATCTCCCACATAAGAAATACCTTCACCATACATGATATCAAACTCAACTTTTTTAAATGGCGAAGCCATTTTATTTTTAACCACTTTCACTTGGGTTTTATTACCAATGACTTCATCACCGTTTTTAATTGCTCCAATACGACGAATATCCAAGCGAACAGATGAGTAAAACTTAAGCGCATTACCCCCGGTTGTAGTTTCTGGACTACCAAACATAACCCCAATTTTCATGCGAATCTGGTTAATAAACACCACAGTTGTATTGGATTTAGCAATGGCTGCTGTCAGTTTTCTTAAAGCTTGTGACATAAGACGTGCCTGTAAACCCATGTGTGAGTCTCCCATGTTACCTTCCAATTCAGCACGAGGAGTCAAAGCCGCAACAGAGTCAACAATAATTAAGTCCACTGCTCCTGAGCGAACAAGCGTTTCAGTAATCTCTAAAGCTTGTTCACCGGCATCCGGTTGAGACAAGAGTAAGTCTGCTGTATTGACCCCCAGTTTTTCCGCATAGGTCACATCTAAAGCATGTTCAGCATCAACAAATGCCGCCACACCCCCAGCTTTTTGACAGTTAGCCAGCATATGCAAAGTTAATGTGGTTTTACCACTGGATTCTGGCCCATAAATTTCTACTATTCTGCCCTTGGGTATACCACCTATACCTAAGGCAATATCTAAACTAGGAGAGCCTGTGGAAATAGCAGGAGCTTTAACAACAGCATCTTGCTCCCCAAGACGCATGATGGATCCTTTACCGAATTGTTTTTCAATGGTGGCTAAAGCTAAATCAATGGCTTTGGTTTTATTGGCTTCTAATGACATTTTTGACTCTCCTTCTCAACTGTTTTGTTATCCGTACTCCATAACTGATTTTAGGCCTAAGGCGTAGCTTTTTCACCCAGTTTTTGGTTATATCCCCAAGAGCAATTCTTTTCTCTCAGTGTTATTTTGATATGTGTAACTATAATCAAATTTTTTGATTTTACGCAACACATTGTGAACTTATTTTTTTAAAGCTTTAATTCTAGGCAGTTAGCTAACTCTTTGAGCAACTTAAGTGCTTCCATTACTGCTCCTTGCCTATTTTTTTGCCGATCGCCGTTAAATTTAAATTCACGCACCCAATAGCTTTCTTCAAAATCAATACCAAATTTCTGTTCAAGACTTTCTGACACTGCCAAAGCGATATACACCAAACCTACTGGCTTATCTTGTGTTCCTCCTGTAGGGCCGGCAATACCCGTCACCGATACACAAACATCTGCTTGACTATTATCCAACTGCCCCTTGGCCATAGCCAAAGCACACTGACTTGATACTGCGCCATACGCTTTGAGTAATGCTAAGGGTACGTTAAGTTTTTTATGTTTACAATCATTGCTGTAACACACCAAAGACTCTTCTAAAATAGCCGATGAGCCGCTTGCATTAAGCAAGGTTGCCGTTAACAACCCGCCCGTACAAGACTCTGCAAATGAAAGTTTGAGTCCTTCTTGCTTAAAAATATTCACCAAGACATCTTCTATACTTTGACCATCTTGAGCAACAACATAGGCTCCAAACTCTTTTAAAAAGCGCTGATCAACCCGTTGATGAAATTCTTTTTTACTTAAATAGGCACTCAAGGTAACATCCAGCTTTGGATACGATGCTGTATAAGCAATGCGAATAATTTTTGCTAGCTTATTATCTTCTTCAAATAAAGCATCCACTTTATGGGTAAAGGCAGACTCAGAGACACCGCTTAGAGTAAAAATTTTCTCTTGTCTAACTTGATTTTGGTCTTGTCTAGCGTGCGCTAGCTGAGGAACAATATGCTGTAAAAATATGGCCTGCATTTCTACAGGAACCCCAGGCAAACAGAATCCCAGTCCCGTTGCTTGACGCTTCGCATATTTAAATTCAATACCAGGTGCTGTCCCCAGTGGATTAGATAAAACCTTGGTTCCAGCTGGTAACATTGCTTGCTGCCGGTTGGCCTCTGCATAGGCTTTGCCAAGTTGAGTAAATTTATGTTTTATTTTATCTTCAACATCCTTGTGGTAAACCAGATCCAAGCCCAAACTCTTGGCCACTGCCGCAAAGGTTAAATCATCGGATGTTGGCCCTAAACCTCCAGAAGTCAAAACATAATCGGCGCGTTGGTAGGCTAAATGCATAGCCGCAACAATCGCATCCATTTCATCAGCAACCGTTTGTTTATACAGAACCTCAAGACCTAAGCTGTTGAGTTGTCTAGCCAACCAAGCACTGTTGGTATCTACTCTTCTTCCATCCAACAACTCATGACCAATAACAATAATTTCTACACTATTTTTGATAAGCATGATTTATAACCATTTAAACATTGATAACAAAACATATACTGTTGTGTTGGCAT from bacterium encodes:
- the recA gene encoding recombinase RecA, with the protein product MSLEANKTKAIDLALATIEKQFGKGSIMRLGEQDAVVKAPAISTGSPSLDIALGIGGIPKGRIVEIYGPESSGKTTLTLHMLANCQKAGGVAAFVDAEHALDVTYAEKLGVNTADLLLSQPDAGEQALEITETLVRSGAVDLIIVDSVAALTPRAELEGNMGDSHMGLQARLMSQALRKLTAAIAKSNTTVVFINQIRMKIGVMFGSPETTTGGNALKFYSSVRLDIRRIGAIKNGDEVIGNKTQVKVVKNKMASPFKKVEFDIMYGEGISYVGDILDLALAQDLVEKSGTWFSYNGDRMGQGRENAKQYLRDNPDALGNLEKQVYEAAGLDAPKRIKADVKKTAKKNTDASKETSETKTS
- a CDS encoding CinA family nicotinamide mononucleotide deamidase-related protein, with product MLIKNSVEIIVIGHELLDGRRVDTNSAWLARQLNSLGLEVLYKQTVADEMDAIVAAMHLAYQRADYVLTSGGLGPTSDDLTFAAVAKSLGLDLVYHKDVEDKIKHKFTQLGKAYAEANRQQAMLPAGTKVLSNPLGTAPGIEFKYAKRQATGLGFCLPGVPVEMQAIFLQHIVPQLAHARQDQNQVRQEKIFTLSGVSESAFTHKVDALFEEDNKLAKIIRIAYTASYPKLDVTLSAYLSKKEFHQRVDQRFLKEFGAYVVAQDGQSIEDVLVNIFKQEGLKLSFAESCTGGLLTATLLNASGSSAILEESLVCYSNDCKHKKLNVPLALLKAYGAVSSQCALAMAKGQLDNSQADVCVSVTGIAGPTGGTQDKPVGLVYIALAVSESLEQKFGIDFEESYWVREFKFNGDRQKNRQGAVMEALKLLKELANCLELKL
- a CDS encoding type IV pilus twitching motility protein PilT, with translation MYQIRDLLNIAVKGKASDLHIKPGMMPMFRVNGKLYPIKNGKVVTPEDTKRMAFGMMTQEQIKQFKERPEMDVAHSEDHIGRFRVNIFQQRGSVGMVIRSIPFDVPDLESLGLPEVIKNLCDKHRGLVLFTGATGSGKSTSLAAMIKKINQTRSGHILTIEDPIEYLIKDEKCIINQREIGLDTDSFSTALRASLRQDPDIILVGEMRDKETIETALVAAETGHLVFSTLHTLDAGETINRILTTFPPHQQKQIRLQLGSVLQAIISQRLVPTQDGKSRAPACEILINNSRIREMIENEDKTREISDAIAQGKTSFGMQTFDQSLMQLLTQGLISYDEAMRQSTNPDDFALKMKGVDSTGASKWDDFDGRAQDNSENKGDLPDDESMSFERF